A section of the Agrobacterium tumefaciens genome encodes:
- the cckA gene encoding cell cycle histidine kinase CckA — MTRVRETSDNDLPLVDRRARSGTVLRILLLAVVLIAAAAAFVYFKDSLENEIVLGILGVLAMMGIFFLVSSIIGFIEVMPQSQSDGLARRFLSAHPEGTLITDAKGHMVYANATYCRMSGTTKASDIQSLETLLSRSRESTEALYRLINVLREGRDGYEEFRLLKPLGEDSNQGPHWYRLKGRVLKDAGGEGLHVFQIADITPEREDQERFFRELQNAIDYLDHAPAGFFSAGRKGEIVYLNATLSEWLGIDLAQFSPGSMTISDIVAGEGMALIESVHPQGAAKRTEILDLDMRRVNGQSMPARLVHQVTAKDGAPGESRTIVLMRPKGQEDTESSSAMRFTRFFNNTPMAIASLDGEGRILRINAPFLKLFSGVVGRDDIDRGVALETVLHDNEKPRLEQALAEAKDRQGDIAPFDSRHPSDETRHFRFYVNAVIDQDDEAPEEVAIVYAIEVTEQKALETQMAQTQKMNAVGTLAGGIAHDFNNVLTAILLSSDHLLLQARPADPSFADLMEIKRNANRAAVLVRQLLAFSRKQTMRPAILNLTDVIGDLRMLVDRLISGTNVKLEVDYGRDLWPVKTDLSQFEQVLINLCVNARDAMPDGGKITIRTRNVDAKEIGALGRPEFPAEDMVMVEVADNGTGIPPEIMDKIFEPFFTTKEVGKGTGLGLSMVYGIVKQSGGYIYPESEVGKGTAFRIYLPRHVVEAVQVSGQQVGEAALAPVVAAEPAKEEPLDLTGKSAVVLLVEDEEAVRRGGKRMLETRGYTVHEAGSGTEALEVMEELEGKVDIVVSDVVMPEMDGPSLLRELRKSYPDLKFIFVSGYAEDAFAKNLPADAKFGFLPKPFSLKQLAIAVREMLDDKE, encoded by the coding sequence ATGACACGGGTGCGCGAGACAAGCGACAACGACCTTCCGCTGGTGGACAGGCGCGCCCGTTCCGGCACGGTGCTGCGTATTCTGCTTCTCGCTGTCGTCCTGATCGCTGCTGCGGCCGCTTTCGTCTACTTCAAGGATTCGCTGGAAAACGAAATCGTGCTCGGCATTCTTGGTGTGCTGGCCATGATGGGCATTTTCTTTCTGGTGTCGTCGATCATCGGCTTCATCGAAGTCATGCCGCAGTCGCAGTCAGATGGCCTTGCGCGCCGGTTCCTCTCCGCCCACCCCGAAGGCACGCTGATCACCGATGCCAAGGGGCATATGGTCTACGCCAATGCAACCTATTGCCGGATGAGCGGCACCACCAAGGCAAGCGACATACAGAGCCTCGAGACACTGTTGTCGCGCAGTCGCGAATCGACGGAGGCCCTTTACCGGCTGATCAACGTTCTGCGCGAAGGCCGCGACGGCTACGAAGAGTTCCGATTGCTGAAGCCGCTGGGGGAGGATTCCAATCAGGGTCCACATTGGTACCGGTTGAAGGGCCGCGTGCTGAAAGATGCGGGCGGCGAGGGGCTGCACGTTTTCCAGATCGCCGATATTACCCCTGAGCGCGAGGATCAGGAGCGCTTTTTCCGCGAGTTGCAGAACGCCATCGATTATCTCGACCACGCACCGGCTGGGTTCTTTTCCGCGGGACGCAAGGGCGAGATCGTTTATCTCAATGCCACGCTCTCGGAATGGCTGGGCATTGATCTTGCACAGTTTTCGCCGGGCTCGATGACGATCTCCGACATCGTGGCCGGCGAAGGCATGGCCCTCATCGAATCCGTTCATCCGCAGGGTGCTGCCAAGCGCACCGAAATTCTCGACCTCGACATGCGTCGCGTCAATGGCCAGAGCATGCCCGCGCGCCTCGTGCATCAGGTCACCGCCAAGGATGGAGCCCCGGGCGAGAGCCGGACGATCGTGCTGATGCGGCCCAAGGGACAGGAGGATACCGAATCCTCGTCCGCCATGCGCTTCACACGCTTTTTCAACAATACACCGATGGCAATCGCCTCACTCGATGGGGAAGGCCGAATCCTGCGCATCAATGCGCCTTTCCTCAAGCTGTTTTCCGGCGTCGTCGGGCGTGACGATATCGACCGCGGCGTCGCGCTTGAAACTGTTCTACATGACAATGAGAAGCCGCGGCTGGAGCAGGCGCTCGCCGAAGCCAAGGATCGCCAGGGCGATATCGCGCCCTTCGATTCCCGCCATCCAAGCGATGAGACGAGGCATTTCCGATTCTACGTCAACGCCGTCATCGATCAGGACGACGAGGCGCCGGAAGAGGTGGCAATCGTCTACGCCATTGAGGTGACTGAGCAGAAGGCGCTCGAAACCCAGATGGCGCAGACGCAGAAGATGAATGCGGTGGGCACGCTCGCGGGCGGCATCGCCCACGACTTCAACAACGTGCTGACCGCGATCCTGCTGTCGTCGGACCATCTGCTGCTGCAGGCGCGTCCGGCCGATCCGAGCTTTGCCGATCTCATGGAGATCAAGCGCAATGCCAACCGCGCCGCCGTGCTGGTACGCCAGCTTCTGGCATTCTCGCGCAAGCAGACCATGCGCCCGGCAATCCTCAACCTGACCGACGTCATCGGCGATTTGCGGATGCTGGTCGACCGTTTGATTTCGGGCACCAATGTCAAGCTGGAGGTCGATTACGGCCGGGATCTGTGGCCGGTGAAGACAGACCTGTCGCAATTCGAGCAGGTGCTCATCAATCTCTGTGTCAATGCGCGCGACGCCATGCCCGATGGCGGCAAGATCACCATCAGGACGCGCAATGTCGACGCAAAAGAGATCGGTGCGCTCGGCCGTCCCGAATTCCCGGCCGAAGACATGGTGATGGTGGAAGTTGCCGATAACGGGACGGGCATCCCGCCGGAGATCATGGACAAGATCTTCGAACCCTTCTTCACCACCAAGGAAGTGGGCAAGGGCACGGGCCTCGGCTTGTCGATGGTCTATGGCATTGTCAAGCAGTCGGGCGGCTACATCTATCCCGAATCGGAAGTTGGCAAGGGAACGGCCTTCCGCATCTACCTGCCACGCCATGTTGTCGAGGCCGTTCAGGTGAGCGGCCAGCAAGTGGGTGAGGCCGCACTCGCGCCTGTCGTGGCGGCGGAACCCGCAAAGGAAGAACCGCTCGACCTCACCGGCAAATCCGCCGTCGTGCTTCTCGTCGAAGACGAGGAGGCGGTGCGGCGCGGCGGCAAGCGCATGCTGGAAACGCGCGGCTACACCGTGCACGAGGCAGGCTCCGGCACAGAGGCGCTGGAGGTGATGGAGGAACTGGAAGGCAAGGTTGATATTGTCGTCTCAGACGTTGTCATGCCGGAAATGGATGGCCCGTCGCTTCTGAGAGAGCTGCGCAAGTCCTACCCGGATCTGAAATTCATCTTCGTATCCGGTTACGCCGAAGATGCTTTTGCCAAAAACCTGCCGGCAGACGCCAAGTTCGGTTTCCTGCCGAAACCCTTCTCGCTGAAGCAACTCGCCATCGCCGTTCGCGAGATGCTGGACGACAAGGAGTAG
- a CDS encoding flagellar biosynthetic protein FliO, translating to MMSMMDDFIGTYGNNLIVAVVGVGVALLILAIVLWLIRRRSGSAPFIRGGRNRQPRLQVLDATAVDARRRLVLVRRDNVEHLVMIGGPTDIVIESGIGAIPIVRDVQEPELKALPRQESEAKKGEAIIQQERRASLPQQAATASVSIPEEPARQTQRPEPIAPSAPPAPAPRPAPVVATPAPASPRPSTPPQPQPQLQPQSIPSVTARQPAPPVKQASPEREAPRPTPPPIPVVAPTAAILPMAAAPVETPAARTEPARVDPFVSTPAPIAPPVAASPKVEPKLDQPTAEPAPPVFAAREPVVDQSIAADFLDAARDRVLPDLKSAQPPSPAPFPPKPETPAVAPSGPEPKFSDELASDFESFLEAEIAKSKEAENEPSASLAAEKPVKNQPAPAPVTGAVAEGDMQKEMARIFGELSVTRDR from the coding sequence ATGATGTCCATGATGGATGATTTTATCGGCACCTATGGAAACAATCTCATTGTCGCCGTGGTCGGTGTTGGCGTGGCGCTGCTCATTCTGGCGATCGTGCTGTGGCTCATTCGGCGCCGCAGCGGTTCGGCCCCGTTCATCCGGGGCGGCCGCAACCGTCAGCCGCGCCTCCAGGTTCTCGACGCAACGGCCGTCGATGCGCGACGCCGCCTGGTTCTGGTGCGGCGCGACAATGTGGAACATCTGGTGATGATCGGCGGCCCGACGGACATCGTGATCGAGAGCGGCATTGGCGCCATTCCTATTGTCAGGGATGTGCAGGAGCCGGAATTGAAGGCGCTGCCGCGCCAGGAGAGCGAAGCAAAGAAGGGCGAAGCCATTATCCAGCAGGAGCGCCGGGCATCTCTGCCGCAGCAGGCGGCGACCGCTTCCGTCTCGATCCCGGAAGAACCCGCAAGGCAGACACAGCGGCCGGAGCCTATCGCGCCTTCCGCTCCCCCCGCGCCTGCGCCGCGCCCCGCACCGGTCGTGGCAACACCTGCGCCCGCGTCGCCACGGCCCTCGACGCCGCCTCAGCCGCAGCCGCAACTTCAGCCTCAGTCAATTCCGTCCGTGACAGCGCGTCAACCGGCCCCGCCAGTAAAGCAGGCATCCCCAGAACGGGAGGCCCCGCGGCCCACGCCGCCGCCAATCCCGGTCGTCGCGCCGACCGCCGCGATCCTGCCGATGGCAGCCGCACCCGTGGAAACGCCAGCGGCGAGGACCGAACCCGCCCGCGTCGATCCTTTTGTATCGACCCCGGCCCCCATTGCGCCGCCAGTCGCGGCCTCCCCCAAAGTTGAGCCGAAGCTGGATCAACCGACAGCTGAACCCGCGCCACCCGTGTTCGCAGCGCGTGAACCGGTGGTCGATCAGTCCATCGCTGCCGATTTCCTCGATGCGGCCCGGGATCGGGTTCTGCCAGACCTGAAGTCTGCCCAACCGCCATCCCCGGCGCCTTTCCCGCCCAAACCCGAGACCCCGGCTGTGGCTCCGAGCGGCCCGGAGCCTAAATTTTCCGACGAGCTCGCCAGCGATTTCGAAAGCTTCCTCGAGGCTGAGATCGCCAAAAGTAAGGAGGCGGAAAACGAACCCTCCGCTTCCCTCGCCGCGGAGAAGCCGGTCAAGAACCAGCCCGCGCCAGCGCCCGTTACGGGTGCAGTTGCTGAAGGCGACATGCAGAAGGAAATGGCGCGTATCTTCGGAGAGCTCTCCGTCACGCGCGACCGGTGA
- the dksA gene encoding RNA polymerase-binding protein DksA: MSEKIDLSKYVLSEDEEFMNASQRAYFRAKLIAWKNDILREARETLGHLAEESANHPDLADRASSETDRAIELRARDRQRKLISKIDAALQRIEDGTYGYCEETGEPIGLKRLDARPIATLSIEAQERHERREKVYRDE, from the coding sequence TTGAGTGAGAAGATCGATCTTAGCAAATATGTGCTCTCGGAAGACGAAGAGTTCATGAATGCCAGCCAGCGCGCCTACTTCCGCGCGAAGCTCATAGCCTGGAAAAACGATATCCTGAGAGAAGCGCGCGAGACGCTCGGACATCTCGCCGAAGAAAGCGCCAACCATCCCGATCTCGCCGATCGGGCCTCTTCCGAGACAGACCGGGCGATCGAGCTTCGCGCCCGTGATCGTCAGCGCAAGCTGATCTCCAAGATCGATGCAGCCCTTCAGCGGATCGAAGACGGCACCTACGGCTACTGTGAGGAAACGGGCGAGCCTATCGGCCTCAAACGTCTGGATGCGCGTCCGATTGCCACGCTTTCCATCGAAGCGCAGGAACGTCACGAGCGCCGCGAAAAGGTTTATCGCGACGAATAA
- a CDS encoding SixA phosphatase family protein, whose amino-acid sequence MTASSPSRVYLLRHAKAAWAAPGERDFDRGLNDAGFAEAEVIADLAADRHYRPDLLLSSTATRCRQTTQAWQRAFNEGIDISYIDEMYNAHSETYLSLIAAQAEARSVMLVGHNPTMEATLEAMIGEDLLHAALPSGFPTSGLAVLDHDDSLANGRDRWWLVDFLAPGK is encoded by the coding sequence TTGACAGCATCTTCCCCGAGCCGCGTTTATCTTCTGCGCCACGCCAAGGCCGCCTGGGCCGCCCCGGGGGAGCGGGATTTCGACCGGGGATTGAACGATGCCGGTTTTGCCGAGGCGGAGGTCATTGCGGACCTTGCTGCCGACAGGCATTACCGCCCCGATCTCCTCCTCTCCTCCACCGCCACGCGCTGCCGGCAGACGACGCAGGCATGGCAACGGGCCTTCAATGAGGGCATCGATATTTCCTACATCGATGAGATGTATAACGCGCACAGCGAAACCTATCTGTCGCTGATAGCCGCGCAGGCGGAAGCCCGATCAGTGATGCTGGTGGGCCACAATCCGACCATGGAGGCGACGCTGGAAGCGATGATCGGCGAGGACCTGCTGCACGCCGCCCTGCCCTCGGGCTTTCCAACATCGGGTCTTGCAGTTCTCGACCATGATGACAGCCTTGCGAACGGTAGAGATCGCTGGTGGCTCGTCGATTTTCTCGCTCCAGGAAAATAA
- a CDS encoding YcjX family protein — MSPSFTSLTDSALIAFDNLADRASNLTHPTLRLGVTGLSRAGKTVFISSLVHNLLNGGRLPLFEAIRSGRVSNVRLEPQPDDAIPRFQYEDHIQALVRDRLWPDSTRAISELRITLDYQSASGWGRWFSAGKLSIDIVDYPGEWLLDLPLLSQDYKQFSDATVALAQSGIRAELAQEWLAIASSLDINAPADEMTARRLAESFAAYLKACKSDERSLSTLPPGRFLMPGDLEGSPALTFAPLPGLTDEKAPKGSLRAMMERRYDAYKSIVVKPFFREHFARLDRQIVLIDTLQAVNRGPEAVQDLERALGDVLACFRPGTNSLLSSLIGRRIDKVLIAATKADHLHHESHDRLERLTRRLVDRAITTIGMNGAGIEVMALASVRATREASVRQDGHELPVIVGTPMAGETINGETFDGNRKTAIFPGDLPDDPEPLFRSIDRDGDKASLPDVNVVRFRPPNIDEPGSGGIRLSVPHIRLDRAMQFLFGDKLA; from the coding sequence TTGTCGCCTTCCTTTACGTCCCTGACAGACAGCGCGCTGATCGCTTTCGATAATCTGGCCGACCGTGCAAGCAACCTCACCCATCCCACATTGCGGCTTGGCGTCACCGGCCTTTCGCGCGCGGGAAAGACGGTTTTCATCTCGTCCCTCGTCCATAATCTCCTGAATGGCGGTCGGCTGCCGCTGTTCGAGGCCATCCGCTCTGGACGCGTGTCGAATGTGCGGCTTGAACCGCAGCCGGACGACGCAATCCCGCGCTTTCAATATGAAGATCACATTCAGGCGCTCGTCCGCGACAGGCTGTGGCCGGATTCGACCCGCGCTATATCGGAATTACGGATCACGCTCGATTACCAGAGCGCCAGTGGCTGGGGTCGCTGGTTTTCCGCCGGAAAGCTGTCCATCGATATCGTCGATTACCCCGGCGAATGGCTGCTTGACCTGCCGCTGCTTTCCCAGGATTACAAGCAGTTCAGCGATGCGACCGTTGCCCTTGCGCAAAGTGGCATCCGCGCCGAACTGGCGCAGGAATGGCTGGCAATCGCTTCCTCGCTGGATATCAATGCACCTGCTGATGAAATGACGGCCAGGCGGCTGGCGGAAAGTTTCGCAGCCTATTTGAAGGCCTGTAAATCCGACGAAAGATCGCTTTCCACGCTGCCGCCCGGGCGCTTTCTGATGCCGGGCGATCTCGAGGGATCGCCAGCGCTAACATTTGCACCCCTGCCGGGCCTCACTGACGAAAAAGCACCGAAGGGCTCGCTGCGTGCGATGATGGAGCGGCGCTACGACGCTTACAAATCGATCGTCGTCAAACCCTTCTTCCGCGAACATTTCGCCCGCCTCGACCGGCAAATCGTTCTGATCGACACGTTGCAGGCCGTCAATCGCGGCCCGGAGGCCGTACAGGATCTGGAACGGGCGCTGGGCGACGTGCTTGCCTGTTTCCGCCCCGGCACCAACAGCCTGCTCTCCTCCCTGATCGGCAGGCGTATCGACAAGGTGCTGATTGCAGCCACCAAGGCCGACCATCTGCACCATGAAAGCCACGACCGGCTGGAGCGCCTGACCCGCCGCCTGGTGGATCGCGCCATCACCACCATCGGCATGAACGGCGCCGGTATCGAGGTCATGGCGCTCGCCTCCGTGCGCGCCACCAGAGAGGCGAGCGTACGGCAGGACGGCCACGAACTTCCCGTCATCGTCGGCACGCCGATGGCCGGCGAAACCATCAATGGCGAAACGTTCGACGGCAATCGCAAAACGGCGATCTTTCCCGGCGACCTGCCCGACGATCCGGAACCGCTGTTCCGCAGCATCGACCGGGATGGAGACAAGGCCTCGCTGCCGGACGTGAATGTCGTGCGCTTCCGGCCGCCCAACATTGACGAGCCGGGCAGCGGCGGCATCCGGCTTTCCGTTCCCCATATCAGGCTCGACCGCGCCATGCAGTTCCTGTTCGGAGACAAGCTCGCATGA